One Pyrococcus furiosus DSM 3638 genomic region harbors:
- a CDS encoding GMP synthase subunit A, which produces MIIIMDNGGQYVHRIWRTLRYLGVEAKIIPNTTPLDEIKAMKPKGIIFSGGPSLENTGNCEKILEHYEEFNVPILGICLGHQLIAKFFGGEVGRGEKAEYSLVEIEIIDENDIFKGLPRKVRVWESHMDEVKKLPPKFKLLARSDTCPVEAMKHEELPIYGVQFHPEVAHTEHGADILRNFAKICGEL; this is translated from the coding sequence ATGATCATTATAATGGACAATGGAGGGCAATATGTCCATAGGATATGGAGAACTCTTCGCTATTTAGGAGTAGAAGCAAAGATAATCCCTAACACCACTCCTTTGGATGAGATAAAGGCAATGAAACCTAAGGGGATTATCTTTTCTGGAGGACCAAGCTTAGAGAACACTGGTAATTGTGAAAAGATTCTTGAACATTACGAAGAATTCAATGTTCCAATTCTAGGGATTTGCCTTGGGCACCAGCTCATAGCAAAGTTCTTTGGGGGAGAAGTTGGGAGAGGAGAGAAAGCAGAGTATAGCTTAGTTGAAATTGAAATAATCGACGAGAACGACATCTTCAAAGGATTGCCGAGAAAAGTAAGGGTCTGGGAAAGCCATATGGATGAAGTTAAAAAGCTTCCACCGAAGTTTAAGCTCCTTGCAAGGAGTGATACTTGTCCAGTTGAGGCAATGAAGCATGAAGAGCTTCCAATCTATGGAGTTCAGTTTCATCCAGAGGTTGCCCATACAGAGCATGGGGCAGATATACTGAGGAATTTTGCAAAGATATGTGGTGAGCTGTAG
- the guaA gene encoding glutamine-hydrolyzing GMP synthase: protein MKRWVKVWEKFIEEKIREIRETVGDSKAIIALSGGVDSSTAAVLAHRAIGDRLHAVFVNTGFLRKGEPEFVIKTFRDEFGMNLHYVDAQDRFFAALKGVTDPEEKRKIIGRVFIEVFEEVAKDIGAEYLIQGTIAPDWIESQGKIKSHHNVGGLPEKLNLKIIEPLRDLYKDEVRQLAKELGLPEKIYNRMPFPGPGLAVRVIGEVTPEKIRIVREANAIVEEEIEKAGLRPWQAFAVLLGVKTVGVQGDIRAYKETIAVRIVESVDGMTANAMNVPWEVLQRIAFRITSEIPEVGRVLYDITNKPPATIEFE from the coding sequence ATGAAGAGGTGGGTCAAGGTGTGGGAGAAGTTCATTGAAGAAAAGATTAGGGAAATTAGAGAGACTGTAGGAGACTCTAAGGCGATAATTGCGCTCTCAGGGGGAGTTGATAGTTCAACTGCTGCAGTCTTAGCTCACAGAGCAATAGGGGATAGGCTTCATGCAGTATTCGTAAATACTGGATTCCTAAGGAAAGGAGAGCCGGAGTTTGTAATTAAAACCTTTAGGGACGAATTTGGCATGAACCTTCACTACGTTGATGCCCAGGACAGATTCTTCGCAGCTCTAAAGGGCGTTACAGATCCTGAAGAGAAAAGAAAAATTATTGGAAGGGTATTCATAGAGGTGTTTGAGGAAGTTGCAAAGGACATTGGGGCGGAATATCTCATTCAGGGGACAATAGCACCAGATTGGATTGAAAGTCAAGGAAAAATCAAGAGCCATCACAACGTTGGAGGATTGCCGGAGAAGTTAAATCTAAAGATAATAGAACCTCTTAGAGATCTCTATAAGGATGAGGTTAGACAATTAGCCAAGGAGTTAGGCCTTCCAGAGAAAATCTACAACAGAATGCCTTTCCCAGGCCCAGGACTTGCTGTCAGAGTTATTGGAGAAGTAACTCCTGAGAAGATAAGAATAGTTAGAGAGGCAAATGCTATTGTGGAAGAGGAAATTGAAAAAGCTGGACTAAGGCCATGGCAAGCCTTTGCTGTTCTCCTTGGAGTTAAAACTGTAGGCGTTCAGGGGGATATTAGGGCGTACAAGGAAACTATTGCAGTAAGAATTGTCGAAAGTGTAGATGGTATGACAGCAAATGCTATGAACGTCCCCTGGGAAGTTCTTCAGAGGATAGCTTTCAGAATAACTAGCGAGATTCCCGAAGTTGGAAGGGTACTTTATGACATAACGAACAAGCCACCTGCAACAATAGAATTTGAGTGA
- a CDS encoding formate--phosphoribosylaminoimidazolecarboxamide ligase, which yields MKVRIATYASHSALQILKGAKDEGFETIAFGSSKVKPLYTKYFPVADYFIEEKYPEEELLNLNAVVVPTGSFVAHLGIELVENMKVPYFGNKRVLRWESDRNLERKWLKKAGIRVPEVYEDPDDIEKPVIVKPHGAKGGKGYFLAKDPEDFWRKAEKFLGIKRKEDLKNIQIQEYVLGVPVYPHYFYSKVREELELMSIDRRYESNVDAIGRIPAKDQLEFDMDITYTVIGNIPIVLRESLLMDVIEAGERVVKAAEELMGGLWGPFCLEGVFTPDLEFVVFEISARIVAGTNIFVNGSPYTWLRYDRPVSTGRRIAMEIREAIENDMLEKVLT from the coding sequence ATGAAGGTTAGGATAGCAACTTATGCCTCCCATTCAGCCCTTCAAATACTCAAGGGGGCAAAAGATGAAGGGTTTGAGACAATAGCATTTGGTTCCTCAAAGGTGAAGCCTCTCTATACCAAATACTTCCCAGTAGCTGATTATTTCATCGAAGAAAAGTATCCAGAAGAAGAACTACTAAATTTGAATGCTGTAGTAGTTCCAACAGGTTCTTTTGTTGCTCACCTGGGAATAGAGCTTGTTGAAAACATGAAAGTTCCCTATTTCGGAAATAAAAGAGTTCTTAGGTGGGAGAGTGACAGAAATTTAGAGAGAAAATGGCTCAAAAAAGCAGGAATAAGAGTTCCAGAAGTTTATGAAGATCCTGACGATATAGAGAAACCAGTGATTGTAAAGCCACATGGAGCTAAAGGAGGGAAGGGGTACTTCTTAGCTAAAGATCCAGAAGATTTCTGGAGAAAGGCTGAGAAATTCCTTGGGATTAAAAGGAAGGAAGATTTAAAGAACATTCAAATCCAGGAATACGTGTTGGGCGTCCCAGTATATCCCCATTACTTCTACTCCAAAGTTAGAGAGGAGTTGGAGCTAATGAGCATAGATAGGAGGTATGAGAGCAACGTTGACGCAATAGGAAGAATACCAGCAAAAGATCAGCTTGAATTTGATATGGATATCACCTATACGGTCATAGGAAACATTCCAATAGTCTTAAGAGAGAGCCTTTTAATGGACGTGATAGAGGCAGGAGAGAGAGTTGTAAAGGCTGCGGAGGAGCTTATGGGAGGGCTATGGGGCCCGTTCTGTCTCGAGGGGGTATTTACACCGGATCTTGAATTTGTTGTCTTTGAAATATCAGCAAGAATAGTGGCCGGAACTAACATCTTTGTTAACGGCTCTCCATACACATGGCTTAGATATGATAGGCCAGTAAGTACTGGAAGAAGGATAGCCATGGAAATTAGAGAGGCAATTGAGAATGATATGCTGGAGAAAGTTCTTACCTAA
- a CDS encoding thiamine ABC transporter substrate-binding protein, whose translation MNKIVTGILLVLVLMASGCITSPGEQEKVLTVYAYDSLEYWLKEVIPEFEEEYNVKVNLVLVGSTGELVNRLIIEKDNPKADVVVGIDNTFMSKAIKAGVLEKYKPRNVDVIPQWIIEKFDPEFYLTPFDYGYIAFNYRTDLIQDYPKSLDDLTKPEWKGKIIIEDPRTSSPGLAFMLWTIAVYKDQWLDYWAKLRENVQIVKGWSAAWEAFSKGEYPIVLSYATSPAASVYYENNTNIRAIEFEEGNFLQIEGVGIVKGTKNRELAEKFVEFLISEKAQEKLPTTQWMYPVNKNVKLPEVYKYALEVKKPVTIDPALVAENLDKWLKQWTEVVVEGKSPEEVKGQ comes from the coding sequence ATGAACAAGATTGTTACTGGAATCTTGCTTGTCTTAGTTCTAATGGCAAGTGGGTGTATAACCTCCCCAGGTGAGCAGGAGAAGGTTCTGACAGTATATGCCTATGACAGCCTAGAATACTGGCTAAAGGAGGTAATTCCAGAGTTCGAGGAAGAGTACAACGTAAAGGTGAACTTGGTCCTAGTTGGAAGTACGGGAGAACTTGTTAACAGGCTAATTATAGAAAAGGACAACCCAAAGGCGGATGTTGTAGTTGGTATTGACAACACCTTCATGAGCAAAGCAATAAAGGCGGGTGTTCTAGAAAAATACAAGCCCAGGAATGTTGATGTTATACCTCAGTGGATAATAGAAAAGTTCGACCCCGAATTTTACTTAACACCATTCGACTATGGCTACATAGCATTCAACTACAGAACTGACTTAATCCAAGACTATCCAAAGAGCCTGGACGATTTAACAAAGCCAGAGTGGAAGGGCAAGATTATAATTGAAGACCCAAGAACGAGTTCTCCAGGATTAGCATTCATGCTCTGGACCATTGCGGTATATAAAGACCAATGGCTTGATTATTGGGCAAAGTTGAGGGAAAACGTCCAGATAGTAAAGGGATGGAGTGCAGCCTGGGAAGCTTTTAGTAAGGGAGAGTATCCAATAGTTCTTAGTTATGCCACTTCACCAGCAGCTTCTGTGTATTATGAAAATAACACGAACATCAGGGCTATTGAGTTCGAAGAAGGAAACTTTCTCCAGATAGAAGGTGTCGGAATAGTGAAGGGAACTAAAAACAGAGAGCTGGCAGAGAAGTTTGTAGAGTTCCTAATCAGCGAAAAGGCCCAAGAAAAGTTACCAACAACTCAGTGGATGTACCCCGTAAATAAGAACGTTAAGCTACCAGAAGTTTACAAGTACGCTCTGGAGGTCAAGAAACCCGTTACCATCGATCCAGCTCTTGTGGCAGAAAATCTTGATAAGTGGCTAAAGCAGTGGACAGAGGTGGTTGTAGAAGGAAAGAGTCCTGAAGAAGTTAAAGGACAATAA
- a CDS encoding ABC transporter ATP-binding protein, which yields MVTVELENVTKSFENFRLEVSLKVKDGELLTLLGPSGCGKTTTLRIIAGLESPDSGRVLFDGDDVTSKKPYERNVGFVFQDYALFPHMTVYENIAFGLKVRKIPRGEIERKVKEAIKLVGLEGLENRYPEQLSGGQQQRVALARALVVEPDILLLDEPLSNLDARVRERLRREIRRIQREVGITTVYVTHDQVEAMAISDRIALMNFGKIEQVGEPLDLYLNPKSEFVARFLGDGNLLEARVHDGKAKIGSLEFNISTSSKKVKIFFRPEHVEIGEGDAARVVDYEIIPGRVKVYLEVDNITILAERPLEEIEKIRKGAKVGIKIRRFIVL from the coding sequence ATGGTAACGGTAGAACTCGAGAATGTAACTAAATCTTTCGAGAACTTTAGGCTTGAGGTGAGCTTAAAAGTTAAAGACGGCGAGCTGTTAACTCTCTTAGGTCCAAGTGGATGTGGGAAAACAACAACCTTGAGAATAATCGCTGGACTTGAAAGTCCTGACTCTGGTAGAGTTCTGTTTGATGGAGATGATGTGACATCAAAAAAGCCCTATGAAAGGAATGTAGGATTCGTATTTCAAGATTACGCCCTCTTTCCTCACATGACCGTTTATGAGAACATTGCATTTGGATTGAAAGTTAGAAAGATTCCCAGGGGTGAAATTGAAAGAAAGGTTAAAGAAGCTATAAAGTTAGTTGGACTGGAAGGTCTTGAAAATCGTTATCCAGAGCAACTTAGCGGTGGACAGCAACAGAGAGTTGCCCTTGCTAGGGCACTAGTTGTTGAGCCAGATATTCTTCTTTTGGATGAGCCTTTAAGCAATTTAGATGCTAGAGTAAGGGAAAGGCTTAGGCGTGAAATAAGGAGAATACAGAGGGAAGTTGGAATTACAACTGTGTACGTAACTCATGATCAAGTGGAGGCAATGGCAATAAGTGATAGAATAGCTTTGATGAACTTTGGAAAAATAGAGCAGGTGGGAGAGCCCTTGGATCTCTACCTAAATCCAAAGAGTGAATTTGTCGCAAGATTTTTGGGAGATGGAAATTTGTTGGAAGCAAGGGTGCATGATGGAAAGGCAAAGATTGGTTCTCTGGAGTTTAATATTTCCACATCCTCTAAAAAAGTGAAGATATTCTTTAGGCCTGAGCACGTTGAAATTGGAGAGGGGGATGCTGCTAGAGTTGTAGATTACGAAATAATCCCAGGAAGAGTGAAGGTGTATTTAGAGGTTGATAACATAACGATATTAGCTGAAAGACCCCTAGAGGAGATAGAGAAAATAAGAAAGGGGGCAAAGGTAGGGATTAAGATAAGGAGGTTTATTGTCCTTTAA
- a CDS encoding ABC transporter permease, which yields MKRLLPLSLLFLGVFFYLPIFLIVKEGIDVKALVDVVTDSYHLRVISFTFAQAIGSTVVTLLIGLPGAYIFAKYDFPGKDFLKALITIPFVMPSVMVALGFLILFGKSGPLGWLNVLYSWKAIVLAHAFYNYPVVVRMVGTVLERTNPHYEEAAMTLGAKGFFLFRKVTFPLILPGVISSALLTFTFSFMSFSIPLILGGYRYSTLEVDIFTSIMVLLDFKTGSALALLQLTLSLTFMYAYLKVLSIYAKMEEQRIIIGKKKLRGLSLYLALLYFVVIGVFIIGPLIAVVIDSLTYDGRISLEWYMRAFSEEYNPMFGTTSLRTILNSLMFGVFTMIISLLVALPLAYTLTKYRFRGKILVDALATLPLASSSVVLGLGYLLAFRKTPLYDSWVIIALAHSTVAYPFVLRALSSSLVKVKKSLFEAALTLGAKEGIAFKEVELPLIQKGLITGALFAFAISLGELATTYMLARPEYTTLTMAIYKFISARQFGPASALAVILMLVSGISFLIIEKVGGEIW from the coding sequence ATGAAGAGATTGTTGCCTTTATCACTTTTGTTCTTGGGGGTGTTTTTCTACCTTCCAATTTTCCTTATAGTCAAGGAGGGAATCGATGTAAAGGCCTTAGTGGATGTGGTGACTGATAGTTATCACTTAAGAGTTATTTCCTTTACATTTGCCCAGGCAATAGGTTCAACTGTGGTAACTCTTCTCATAGGGCTTCCTGGGGCCTACATCTTTGCTAAGTATGACTTCCCGGGGAAAGATTTTCTTAAGGCTTTAATCACCATCCCCTTTGTAATGCCAAGCGTCATGGTTGCTTTAGGATTTCTAATACTTTTTGGAAAGTCTGGGCCCCTTGGGTGGCTTAATGTTCTGTACTCATGGAAGGCGATTGTTCTAGCTCATGCCTTCTACAATTATCCAGTGGTAGTGAGAATGGTGGGTACTGTACTGGAAAGAACAAATCCCCATTATGAGGAAGCGGCAATGACGTTAGGGGCCAAGGGTTTTTTCCTCTTTAGGAAGGTGACGTTCCCTCTAATTCTTCCAGGAGTTATATCTTCTGCCCTTCTAACATTTACATTCTCCTTCATGAGCTTTTCAATTCCTCTAATCTTGGGTGGGTATAGGTACTCAACCCTTGAAGTTGATATCTTTACCTCAATAATGGTTCTTTTGGACTTCAAAACAGGCTCCGCGTTAGCTCTTCTTCAACTTACTCTAAGCTTAACCTTTATGTACGCCTACTTAAAGGTGCTTAGCATTTATGCAAAAATGGAAGAGCAGAGAATAATAATAGGGAAGAAGAAATTGAGAGGGTTGTCTCTCTACTTAGCTCTCCTCTATTTTGTGGTCATTGGAGTATTTATTATTGGCCCACTGATAGCTGTTGTTATTGACTCTCTAACTTATGACGGGAGGATTAGTTTGGAATGGTATATGAGGGCGTTTTCGGAAGAATACAATCCAATGTTTGGAACAACGTCTCTAAGGACAATTCTTAACTCTCTAATGTTCGGTGTCTTCACCATGATAATTTCTCTTTTAGTTGCTCTTCCTCTGGCCTATACACTAACTAAATACAGATTCAGAGGAAAAATCTTGGTAGATGCCCTTGCAACTCTTCCCTTGGCTAGCTCCTCTGTAGTTCTGGGCCTTGGATATCTCCTCGCCTTTAGGAAGACTCCTCTCTATGACTCCTGGGTAATAATTGCGTTGGCTCACTCAACGGTTGCATATCCCTTTGTGCTAAGAGCTCTTTCGTCCTCTCTAGTGAAGGTAAAGAAATCTCTGTTTGAAGCTGCATTAACACTGGGGGCTAAGGAAGGGATTGCCTTTAAAGAGGTAGAGCTTCCTCTAATACAAAAGGGTCTCATAACTGGGGCACTATTTGCCTTTGCAATAAGCTTGGGAGAGCTCGCAACTACTTACATGCTTGCAAGGCCAGAATACACAACACTAACGATGGCCATCTATAAGTTTATATCCGCAAGGCAATTTGGCCCAGCTTCAGCTTTGGCTGTAATCCTAATGCTTGTTTCTGGAATTAGCTTTTTGATAATTGAAAAAGTTGGTGGTGAGATATGGTAA
- the fdhF gene encoding formate dehydrogenase subunit alpha: MSVKVVCPYCGFGCNLLVDTITKKVRPYRGEPNRGKLCPKGLFALEHVYSKDRLRYPLKREGSDFKRISWERAISEIAEKIREIIENYGPSSIAFIASSKITNEENYLLQKIARLLGTNNIDNCARLCHESSVHALKLTLGAGIQTNPYSDLEKFKALMIWGYNPAETHPVVMQYIMNAKKNGAKIIVVDVRETTTMKFGDYKVIIRPGTDITLANAIMNVIIENRWYNKDFIEKRTVGFSEIRMGVKKYTPEYAEKITGVPARLIKEIAEAFAKAGSGAILWGMGVTQQIAGVENVLALINIALLLGYFGEKGGLYPMRGQNNVQGAAYMGTLSEFLPGYVPLSDSEFRKKVAKLWGVEDLPTERGLYLTEYWDAILNGDLKVLYIVGENPAISDANVLKVRKALTKLELLVVQDIFLTRTARYAHYVLPAAAFCEKEGSYMNSERRIQWSHKACEPLGESKPDWEILTMLANALGLRGFNYKRVEEITEEYFKLFPELENRSVEELKNSEGIVIPSPRLYTDRFLTPGGRARFISVEQIMPWEEPNGEYPLILTTVRLITHYNTGEMTMRSPSLTKMIGEPFVLISREDAQEYGIKEGDYVVVETRRGNLTLKAKISNIQRGVIAIPFHFEANVLTNDALNKAGTPELKFSAARIRKVS; encoded by the coding sequence ATGAGTGTGAAAGTAGTTTGTCCCTACTGTGGTTTTGGTTGCAATCTTTTGGTAGATACAATTACAAAGAAAGTTAGGCCTTATAGGGGCGAGCCAAACAGGGGTAAGCTTTGTCCAAAAGGATTATTTGCACTTGAGCATGTCTATTCAAAAGATAGACTTAGATACCCCCTAAAAAGAGAAGGCAGTGACTTTAAGAGAATATCCTGGGAGAGAGCAATTTCCGAGATAGCTGAGAAGATAAGAGAAATTATTGAAAATTATGGACCGAGTTCAATAGCTTTTATTGCCTCATCAAAGATTACTAATGAAGAAAATTATTTGCTCCAAAAAATTGCGAGACTTTTGGGCACAAACAACATAGACAATTGTGCTAGATTGTGTCATGAATCAAGTGTACACGCCTTAAAGCTAACTCTAGGAGCAGGGATTCAGACTAACCCCTACTCAGATTTGGAAAAGTTCAAGGCACTCATGATATGGGGCTACAATCCAGCCGAAACTCATCCTGTCGTTATGCAATACATAATGAATGCCAAGAAGAATGGGGCTAAGATTATTGTTGTGGACGTTCGGGAAACTACAACAATGAAATTTGGGGATTATAAGGTAATAATTCGTCCTGGGACTGATATAACTTTGGCAAACGCCATAATGAATGTCATAATTGAAAATCGTTGGTACAATAAAGATTTCATTGAGAAGAGGACTGTAGGATTTTCAGAGATAAGGATGGGAGTTAAGAAATACACTCCCGAATATGCTGAAAAGATTACGGGCGTTCCAGCGAGGTTAATTAAAGAAATAGCTGAAGCTTTTGCAAAGGCTGGAAGTGGGGCTATATTATGGGGAATGGGAGTTACTCAGCAAATAGCGGGAGTTGAAAACGTTCTTGCTTTAATAAATATAGCTCTTCTCCTGGGATATTTTGGGGAAAAGGGTGGATTATATCCCATGAGGGGACAGAATAATGTCCAAGGAGCAGCTTACATGGGAACTTTGAGCGAATTCCTTCCTGGTTATGTCCCTTTATCTGACTCAGAGTTCAGGAAGAAAGTTGCAAAATTGTGGGGAGTTGAAGATTTACCCACGGAGAGAGGTTTGTACCTTACTGAATATTGGGATGCCATATTGAATGGTGATTTAAAGGTCCTCTACATCGTTGGTGAAAATCCTGCCATTAGTGATGCAAATGTTCTAAAAGTTAGAAAGGCCCTAACTAAGCTCGAGTTATTGGTTGTTCAGGACATATTTCTCACAAGAACAGCTAGGTACGCTCACTATGTCCTGCCAGCGGCCGCCTTCTGTGAGAAGGAAGGTTCTTACATGAACAGCGAGAGGAGAATACAGTGGAGTCATAAAGCTTGCGAACCACTAGGGGAGAGCAAGCCAGATTGGGAGATTCTAACAATGTTGGCAAATGCTCTTGGGTTGAGGGGTTTTAACTACAAAAGGGTTGAGGAAATAACAGAGGAATACTTTAAGTTATTCCCAGAACTTGAAAATAGGAGTGTAGAGGAACTGAAAAACTCTGAGGGCATTGTAATTCCATCACCCAGGTTGTATACCGATAGATTTTTGACTCCAGGTGGAAGGGCCCGATTTATATCAGTGGAACAAATAATGCCATGGGAAGAACCGAATGGAGAATATCCTCTCATTCTTACAACGGTTAGGTTGATTACTCATTATAACACTGGAGAGATGACAATGAGGAGTCCGTCCTTGACAAAAATGATTGGTGAACCGTTTGTACTAATTAGTAGGGAAGATGCCCAAGAGTACGGAATTAAAGAAGGAGACTACGTTGTAGTTGAAACGAGAAGGGGAAACTTAACCCTCAAGGCAAAGATATCAAACATCCAAAGGGGTGTTATAGCAATACCCTTCCACTTTGAGGCCAATGTATTAACCAACGATGCGTTAAATAAAGCAGGAACTCCAGAGCTCAAGTTTTCGGCAGCAAGAATAAGGAAAGTTTCATAA
- a CDS encoding ABC transporter ATP-binding protein produces the protein MFLECWNVSKSYGEIKALDNVSFVLDEGLSFILGPNGSGKTTFIKIMSNIIRPDSGNIRIFGRDYLDVPASELGFAYEKIVFPPNIRVKEYLSAVGHLRGNDNSDEIITLFELDKVKNKRFKELSQGFKRRFLVASAFVGNPRAVFLDEPFSNVDIIAKRSMMRTFLELKKKLNIVIVSHVFTNIEEIDSLVVLYHGKVLANYRGKELSDLTGFRAIFEDGNVIINDVEKVNSLISQGKKLVKIEPISIEDWLMKMF, from the coding sequence ATGTTTTTAGAGTGCTGGAACGTAAGTAAATCGTACGGAGAAATAAAAGCTCTAGATAATGTCTCATTTGTACTTGATGAGGGACTGTCATTTATTCTAGGGCCAAATGGAAGTGGAAAGACAACTTTTATCAAAATTATGAGCAATATAATAAGGCCAGACTCTGGAAATATAAGGATATTCGGCAGGGACTATCTGGATGTTCCTGCCTCTGAATTGGGTTTTGCGTATGAAAAAATTGTGTTTCCACCGAACATCAGAGTTAAGGAATACCTTAGTGCCGTCGGACACCTTAGGGGGAATGATAACTCTGATGAAATAATAACCCTCTTTGAACTAGATAAAGTTAAAAATAAGAGATTTAAAGAGCTTTCCCAGGGGTTCAAGAGGAGGTTTTTAGTAGCTTCAGCATTTGTTGGAAATCCTAGGGCTGTATTTCTTGATGAGCCGTTTAGTAACGTTGATATAATAGCTAAGCGAAGTATGATGAGGACATTTTTGGAGCTAAAGAAAAAGCTCAACATAGTAATTGTCTCTCACGTATTTACAAACATTGAAGAAATAGATTCCCTTGTGGTTCTTTATCATGGCAAGGTTCTTGCAAATTATAGAGGAAAAGAACTATCTGATTTGACAGGATTTAGGGCTATATTTGAGGATGGAAATGTGATAATAAACGATGTGGAAAAAGTGAATTCCCTAATCTCCCAAGGAAAGAAGCTTGTTAAGATAGAACCAATTTCTATTGAAGATTGGCTGATGAAGATGTTTTAG